The Carassius carassius chromosome 31, fCarCar2.1, whole genome shotgun sequence genome includes a region encoding these proteins:
- the isca2 gene encoding iron-sulfur cluster assembly 2 homolog, mitochondrial: protein MSFARRLLTSATKTASFHLLKVETVRACSAPLSSASSTKEEYQTPSSSPDESIQLSEACVKRLAEIMAKGEYLRIAVEGGGCSGFQYKFSVDSVKNEDDRVIEKNGVGIIVDQDSLEFVKGSTIDFSQELIRASFQVLKNPQAEHGCSCGSSFSVKI from the exons ATGTCATTCGCCAGGAGACTGCTCACAAGCGCCACTAAAACAGCGTCATTTCACCTTCTCAA AGTTGAGACCGTGAGAGCATGTTCAGCTCCTCTCAGCAGTGCCTCCTCTACCAAAGAGGAGTATCAGACCCCATCCAGCAGTCCTGACGAGAGCATCCAGCTCAGTGAAGCCTGTGTCAAG AGGCTCGCTGAGATTATGGCGAAGGGAGAGTATCTGAGGATAGCAGTGGAGGGAGGCGGATGTTCGGGATTCCAGTATAAATTCTCAGTGGACAGTGTTAAAAATGAAGATGACAG AGTGATTGAAAAGAATGGTGTGGGGATAATAGTTGACCAGGACAGTCTGGAGTTCGTCAAAGGATCCACCATTGACTTCAGTCAGGAGCTCATCCGTGCTTCCTTCCAGGTGTTGAAGAACCCACAGGCTGAACACGGCTGCTCATGCGGCTCGTCCTTCTCCGTCAAAATCTGA
- the npc2.1 gene encoding NPC intracellular cholesterol transporter 2, which translates to MDYRVLGVVLLSFLSCTNAEQVKFADCGSEHGKVAEVDIQPCPSQPCQLHKGQSYSVNVTFTSNVESQTSSAVVHGVVAGLPVPFPIPQPDGCKSGIQCPIEPQKTYSYINQLPVKDEYPAIKLVVEWELRDDSSKDLFCIKFPVQIVN; encoded by the exons ATGGACTACCGTGTGCTCGGCGTAGTTTTACTGTCTTTTCTCTCCTGCACTAATGCTGAGCAGGTGAAGTTCGCGGACTGTG GCTCAGAACATGGTAAAGTTGCTGAGGTCGACATCCAGCCCTGCCCATCTCAGCCATGCCAGCTTCACAAGGGACAGTCCTATTCAGTCAATGTAACCTTCACCAGCA ACGTTGAGAGTCAGACCAGTTCTGCTGTGGTTCACGGAGTGGTCGCTGGCCTCCCCGTCCCCTTCCCTATTCCTCAACCAGATGGGTGCAAGTCTGGAATCCAGTGTCCTATTGAACCGCAAAAAACATATAGCTACATCAACCAGCTGCCCGTTAAGGACGAGTATCCAGCA ATAAAACTGGTGGTGGAATGGGAATTAAGAGATGACTCCAGCAAAGATTTGTTTTGCATCAAGTTCCCTGTTCAGATTGTGAACTGA